The sequence GTCATCTTTAGAATGTTTTTGCCAATAGTTCAAAATAGATCGAAGCTCTTCACTTATTTCGTTTTGAAACAAAAGCAATTCTTTGTTTTGAACTATTTCATCCATTTATGATCGTTGATAATACCCTTGGTTCCTGTCAATTAGATTCAGAATGTTTTGGACAGAACCAGCAGAGGTCTCACCATCAGGAGGTGTGTTTTTGCAATAATCCAAAAGGGTGTCCAAACTTGTTTTAGCGACATGGGTTCGCGTATCTGAAGACGCATAGTATATAAAAATATCTTCATTCTCATCCATTACCCATCCATTGGCGAAAAGTACATTTCCTACATCACCAATTATTTCATCATCGCTTGGCGCCATGAGATAGCCTCCAGGTTGAAATGTAATTTTCGAAATATCGTTTAAATCTGTGACGAACATATACAATACATACCGTAGTCCAGCTGCTGTGTTACGGACACCATGTGCCAAATGCAGCCATCCTTCAGAAGTTTTTAAAGGAGATGGGCCTTGACCGTTTTTTAATTCATATACGGTATGATACTTTTTAGGGTTTAAAATCAACTCGTCTTTGACAACAGGATTTGTAATATCATCAATATACCCAAGGCCTATTCCACCACCAGATCCAGTGTCAATAAAACCGTCTTGAGGTCTGGTATAAACAACATATCTTCCGTTTACCAATTCAGGGTGAATGGTTACGTTGCGTTGTTGACTGGAACTGGAAATTAAGTCTGGAAGTCTTTCCCAGGTAATTAAGTCTTTACTCCTAATGATTCCGGCATTGGCAACTGCAGCCGAAGTATCTCCATCGGGTGCATTTAGGTCTTTTCTTTCGGTGCAGAAAAACCCATAAACATAACCATCTTCATGCAGGGTTAGACGCATGTCGTAGACATTTGTATCCGGCTTTCTGTTTTGTGGAAGTACCATAGGCCTATCCCAAAATTTGAAGTTATCAATTCCTGTATCGCTTTCAGCG is a genomic window of Flagellimonas sp. CMM7 containing:
- a CDS encoding glycosidase, whose protein sequence is MKTNTISKKSDLFSKLFEKYDRLISRKNLPDTDSNGIYTKFKHPIITADHTPLHWRYDLSSHTNPKVMERIGINAAFNAGAIKWNNKYVLCVRVEGKDRKSFFAFAESDTGIDNFKFWDRPMVLPQNRKPDTNVYDMRLTLHEDGYVYGFFCTERKDLNAPDGDTSAAVANAGIIRSKDLITWERLPDLISSSSQQRNVTIHPELVNGRYVVYTRPQDGFIDTGSGGGIGLGYIDDITNPVVKDELILNPKKYHTVYELKNGQGPSPLKTSEGWLHLAHGVRNTAAGLRYVLYMFVTDLNDISKITFQPGGYLMAPSDDEIIGDVGNVLFANGWVMDENEDIFIYYASSDTRTHVAKTSLDTLLDYCKNTPPDGETSAGSVQNILNLIDRNQGYYQRS